The Melospiza georgiana isolate bMelGeo1 chromosome 9, bMelGeo1.pri, whole genome shotgun sequence genome has a segment encoding these proteins:
- the RGS21 gene encoding regulator of G-protein signaling 21, which yields MPVKCCFHRSNAGETMAWSESVDTVLSNKEGLAAFRTFLKSEFSEENVEFWLACEDFKKTKSSTKIALKAQKIYSDFIQADAPKEINIDFHTKNDISQNISEPTLRCFDAAQSSIYCLMAKDSFPRFLRSELYKELVKKHQDRNQKRWLPFL from the exons ATGCCAGTGAA ATGTTGTTTCCACAGGTCAAACGCTGGGGAAACCATGGCGTGGTCTGAGTCTGTGGATACAGTACTATCCAATAAAG AGGGCCTGGCAGCTTTTCGGACATTTTTGAAGTCTGAGTTCAGTGAGGAGAATGTGGAGTTCTGGCTAGCCTGTGAAGACTTCAAGAAAACCAAATCCTCCACTAAGATTGCGTTGAAAGCCCAGAAGATTTATTCTGACTTTATACAAGCTGATGCTCCAAAGGAG ATTAATATTGACTTCCATACCAAAAATGACATCTCCCAGAACATCTCTGAGCCCACCCTCCGCTGCTTtgatgctgctcagagctcaatCTACTGTCTCATGGCAAAGGACTCTTTTCCCAGGTTTCTGAGGTCAGAATTGTACAAGGAACTGGTGAAGAAGCACCAGGACAGAAATCAGAAGAGATGGCTCCCGtttctgtga
- the RGS1 gene encoding regulator of G-protein signaling 1 — MPGFFFSHDNMTELNGKEDCKLAKGKVHKKKQKAFGADLKSYLKSMVPHIESGIKTASSRNVVLSAEEVIQWSQSLEKLLASQSGQGVFREFLKSEFSEENIEFWLACEDYKKTKSDHLHGKAERIYEEFVQSDAVKQINIDYQMREATAKKAQDPTHTSFDEAQKTVYILMERDSYPRFLKSKSYLNLLNQLQTNTSK, encoded by the exons ATGCCTGGATTCTTTTTCTCCCATGACAACATGACTGaattaaatggaaaagaagATTGCAAGCTTGCAAAAGGCAAAGTCcataaaaagaagcaaaaggcTTT TGGTGCAGATCTCAAAAGTTATTTGAAGTCCATGGTGCCACATATTGAATCTGGGATCAAGACTGCCAGCTCTAGAAATGTCGT GCTTTCTGCAGAGGAAGTTATTCAGTGGTCACAGTCTTTGGAAAAGCTCTTGGCCAGCCAAA GTGGCCAAGGTGTCTTTCGGGAGTTCCTGAAGTCAGAGTTCAGCGAGGAAAACATCGAGTTCTGGTTGGCTTGTGAGGATTACAAGAAAACCAAATCTGATCACTTACATGGCAAAGCAGAGAGGATTTACGAGGAGTTTGTTCAGTCAGATGCCGTTAAGCAG ATCAATATTGACTATCAGATGAGGGAAGCAACAGCCAAAAAGGCTCAAGACCCAACTCACACAAGTTTTGATGAAGCCCAGAAAACAGTGTATATCCTTATGGAAAGAGACTCATATCCCAggtttttaaaatccaaatcCTACCTGAACCTTTTGAACCAGCTGCAAACCAACACTTCAAAATAA